The proteins below are encoded in one region of Candidatus Methylomirabilota bacterium:
- a CDS encoding MoxR family ATPase, protein HPPHVIITSNRTRELSDALRRRCLYLWIDYPTLEKEMRIIERKVPGINARLAREIAKFMETLREVRLAKVPGVAETLDWAQALVALHADHLDEALVAETLGCFLKDADDLKRFRAEVAKAGLAPFLPARG, encoded by the coding sequence CGCACCCGCCGCACGTCATCATCACCTCTAACCGGACCCGCGAGCTCTCCGACGCCCTCCGGCGGCGCTGCCTCTACCTGTGGATCGACTACCCGACGCTCGAGAAGGAGATGCGGATCATCGAGCGCAAGGTGCCCGGGATCAACGCGCGGCTCGCACGCGAGATCGCGAAGTTCATGGAGACGCTGCGCGAGGTGCGCCTGGCCAAGGTGCCGGGCGTCGCCGAGACGCTCGACTGGGCGCAGGCGCTCGTCGCGCTCCACGCCGACCATCTCGACGAGGCCCTCGTGGCCGAGACGCTCGGCTGCTTCCTGAAGGACGCGGACGACCTCAAGCGCTTCCGCGCCGAGGTCGCCAAGGCGGGCCTCGCGCCCTTCCTGCCCGCCCGGGGCTAG